In Drosophila teissieri strain GT53w chromosome 2R, Prin_Dtei_1.1, whole genome shotgun sequence, the following proteins share a genomic window:
- the LOC122614209 gene encoding uncharacterized protein LOC122614209 isoform X1 has product MEQVLVKEESQLEDEDIQVYNAAQVRVEHLVKEEYEVDEDFAMQDFMMETRQPPINQLAEISQRVRALETALETNTKQLAETTNQVARMADLLESFLFKGKAKDVTVEVAFPVASEEDLVALELKISSVSKERYMEAITKILKRNHLPKAIKGILTEPLLCAYNIDGLNGKKSLKAFPKFFSVMIDSISTLEGQQPAEKALAHALTCAKNNANKKRKKLM; this is encoded by the exons ATGGAGCAGGTCCTGGTGAAAGAGGAATCACAATTAGAAGACGAGGACATTCAAGTGTACAATGCGGCCCAAGTTAGAGTGGAGCATCTAGTAAAAGAAGAATACGAAGTGGACGAGGACTTTGCGATGCAG gattttatGATGGAAACTCGTCAACCACCTATTAACCAACTGGCCGAGATCAGCCAACGTGTACGGGCCTTAGAAACCGCATTGGAGACGAACACgaagcagctggcggagacCACGAACCAGGTTGCAAGGATGGCGGACTTGTTGGAGTCATTTTTATTCAAGGGGAAGGCGAAGGATGTGACTGTGGAAGTGGCGTTCCCAGTCGCATCGGAAGAGGACCTTGTAGCTTTAGAGCTTAAAATAAGCTCAGTGTCAAAAGAACGCTAC aTGGAAGCTATAACCAAAATTTTAAAGCGCAACCATTTGCCCAAGGCAATCAAGGGCATTTTGACGGAACCGCTCTTGTGCGCCTATAACATAGACGGCCTTAACGGGAAAAAGTctttaaaagcatttcccaAATTCTTTTCCGTTATGATtg ATAGTATAAGCACATTAGAAGGCCAGCAGCCAGCGGAGAAGGCCTTGGCCCATGCACTGACATGTgctaaaaataatgcaaataaaaaaagaaaaaaattaatgtaa
- the LOC122614209 gene encoding uncharacterized protein LOC122614209 isoform X2: MEQVLVKEESQLEDEDIQVYNAAQVRVEHLVKEEYEVDEDFAMQDFMMETRQPPINQLAEISQRVRALETALETNTKQLAETTNQVARMADLLESFLFKGKAKDVTVEVAFPVASEEDLVALELKISSVSKERYSKRVY, translated from the exons ATGGAGCAGGTCCTGGTGAAAGAGGAATCACAATTAGAAGACGAGGACATTCAAGTGTACAATGCGGCCCAAGTTAGAGTGGAGCATCTAGTAAAAGAAGAATACGAAGTGGACGAGGACTTTGCGATGCAG gattttatGATGGAAACTCGTCAACCACCTATTAACCAACTGGCCGAGATCAGCCAACGTGTACGGGCCTTAGAAACCGCATTGGAGACGAACACgaagcagctggcggagacCACGAACCAGGTTGCAAGGATGGCGGACTTGTTGGAGTCATTTTTATTCAAGGGGAAGGCGAAGGATGTGACTGTGGAAGTGGCGTTCCCAGTCGCATCGGAAGAGGACCTTGTAGCTTTAGAGCTTAAAATAAGCTCAGTGTCAAAAGAACGCTAC agtaaaagggtatactag
- the LOC122614242 gene encoding transcriptional activator hap3: MSNSEDSQQYLNDMLVKEEDEASGDDSDKQDGGIMLREQDRFLPICNIIKIMKVPVPQNGKIAKDARECIQECVSEFISFISSEAIERSVAENRKTVNGDDLLVAFSNLGFDNYVEPLSIYLQKYRESNKSDRNLFLDANYPHNEDGSSANEAGKQ, from the exons ATGAGTAATAGCGAGGACTCGCAACAGTATCTGAACGACATGCTGGTcaaggaggaggacgaagCGTCCGGCG ACGATTCAGACAAGCAGGATGGAGGGATAATGCTTCGGGAACAGGACCGATTTCTGCCCATTTGCAACATCATTAAGATCATGAAGGTGCCGGTGCCGCAGAACGGCAAGATAGCCAAGGATGCACGAGAGTGCATCCAGGAGTGCGTCTCTGAATTCATATCCTTCATTAGCAGTGAGGCCATCGAACGTAGCGTTGCCGAAAATCGCAAGACAGTCAATGGGGACGACCTGCTGGTTGCGTTCAGCAATCTGGGATTCGATAACTACGTGGAACCTCTGTCTATTTACCTGCAAAAGTACCGAGAG TCAAACAAATCTGATCGTAATCTCTTCCTGGACGCCAATTATCCACACAACGAAGATGGATCGTCCGCAAACGAGGCGGGAAAACAGTAG
- the LOC122612528 gene encoding zinc finger protein 26 isoform X1, with amino-acid sequence MQANLALAKGEIDMEDTKIKLEPQDEVPHSAVKILSACDTLKILDEGTQMITVPIRDRLRSEDERLFIASLGLDQQQIFASPLENNPTPKDCNICQYKFKSQLDISGHQVHHEMNFHFCRLGCGIWLDTLEKILEHEYRQHSQPGHVFCCRVCDFLAKGADDLARHMQRHVYIYRFVCSICRRHFDSKQSLNLHRKQSQDDCRRVDFRQGLSPKPELVAVSTPVPSKSFCNVQIKEEPLNADDRDQMLLEDNPPLNIKLELQDYEIPDVSIKEEQSNGTIWPAIPTPLRNKLRLPALSSTKMQLDLKTGVKRNGLPTSNAESLNKKSLHAVISDNSNILPICNQDSVAHTNSSISANILKVLPSNCMVIKLPANTKIFKMPGQAPTVPKNSFTVTVNGTENLTNVIKIPQAISISTVSSVDNPPSIATPDTVRTVLTPQTHSRSSCFLVDAFNKSESRPESMKIINEFRNQIRSIEKTLPLPGTVLQSSKVKINESTPSATDAPRPVELILNALSFMVAKGLQIQYPLYRFMWTCPLCQRIFEKHCAFRTHLASKHDLTDEKCNTLKVVLMPSKILSQDSGNAATEKVNVPSATIVESNPQSPVIPPEVHNTVNSPFLVSGGVAPLTDQTSALSNIPVNKGLSPTSVNKQTSKGSKKSKNNQLNCTQFQCTECSKVFTTFGALRIHKSIHTGELPHKCNYCDTRFRTPGQVRVHHRRHTGEKPFKCKICSLDFTHRETLISHLSRHIGMKRYKCYGCDKYFVVVSGLRAHRRLRPDTCGKVKFTARAHGPRVRVIRGEVVFEHHPEHNGYLRSEDPLNILSQRDQTDSTQPETAKGIN; translated from the exons ATGCAGGCGAATTTGGCGCTGGCCAAGGGGGAGATAGACATGGAGGACACCAAGATCAAGTTAGAGCCGCAGGACGAAGTGCCGCACAGTGCCGTCAAAATTCTGAGCG CATGTGATACGCTGAAAATTTTGGACGAGGGAACTCAAATGATAACAGTGCCGATTAGGGATCGTTTGCGTTCCGAGGACGAGCGGCTATTTATCGCCAGTCTTGGACTTGATCAGCAACAG ATATTTGCATCTCCATTGGAAAACAACCCAACCCCAAAAGATTGCAATATTTGCCAGTACAAGTTTAAAAGCCAACTGGATATATCAGGGCACCAGGTCCACCATGAAATGAACTTTCATTTCTGTCGCCTGGGCTGTGGCATATGGTTGGATACTCTCGAAAAGATTCTTGAGCATGAATATCGTCAACACTCCCAGCCGGGACATGTGTTTTGCTGTAGG GTTTGcgattttttggcaaaaggTGCGGACGACCTGGCTCGCCATATGCAACGGCACGTTTACATATATCGCTTTGTTTGTTCCATTTGTCGTCGACATTTTGATTCCAAACAGAGTCTTAATTTGCATAGGAAGCAGAGCCAGGACGATTGCAGACGTGTGGATTTCAGACAGGGGCTATCTCCGAAGCCGGAACTTGTGGCAGTTAGTACGCCGGTGCCTTCAAAGTCTTTTTGCAATGTGCAGATAAAAGAGGAGCCCCTTAACGCAGACGATAGAGATCAAATGCTATTGGAAGACAACCCCCCCCTTAACATAAAATTGGAGCTACAGGACTACGAAATACCAGATGTGAGCATTAAGGAGGAACAGTCAAATGGTACGATCTGGCCAGCCATACCTACTCCGTTAAGGAATAAACTGCGCCTGCCAGCTTTGAGCTCCACCAAAATGCAGTTGGACTTAAAAA CAGGTGTTAAGCGAAATGGACTACCAACATCTAACGCGGAATCTCTTAACAAAAAATCTCTTCACGCAGTGATTTCCGATAATTCAAATATTCTTCCAATTTGTAACCAAGACTCTGTGGCACATACAAATTCTTCAATTTCAGCCAATATACTGAAAGTGTTACCTAGTAACTGCATGGTCATCAAGTTGCCCGCCAACACAAAAATCTTTAAGATGCCAGGTCAAGCTCCAACTGTCCCTAAGAATTCGTTTACTGTAACTGTGAATGGTACGGAGAATTTAACCAACGTCATAAAGATTCCGCAGGCGATAAGTATAAGTACCGTCAGTTCTGTTGATAATCCTCCAAGTATTGCTACTCCTGATACTGTTAGGACTGTGTTAACACCCCAAACTCACAGTCGATCATCGTGCTTCCTTGTCGACGCATTTAACAAATCCGAGAGCAGACCCGAGTCCATGAAGATAATCAATGAATTTCGTAATCAAATTCGCTCCATTGAAAAGACATTGCCACTGCCAGGAACAGTGCTACAATCCTCCAAAGTAAAGATTAATGAATCAACGCCATCTGCTACGGATGCACCCAGACCCGTAGAACTGATCCTCAATGCGTTGTCTTTTATGGTGGCCAAGGGGCTGCAGATCCAGTACCCGCTATATCGTTTTATGTGGACTTGTCCGCTATGCCAGCGAATTTTCGAGAAGCATTGCGCATTTCGTACGCATCTGGCTAGCAAGCATGACTTAACGGATGAAAAGTGTAACACTCTTAAAGTGGTCTTAATGCCTTCTAAAA TACTTTCACAGGACTCAGGAAATGCTGCAACTGAAAAAGTGAATGTGCCATCGGCTACGATTGTGGAATCAAATCCACAATCGCCTGTGATTCCTCCCGAAGTACACAATACTGTTAATTCGCCTTTTCTTGTATCCGGAGGGGTTGCTCCTTTAACAGATCAGACTTCCGCACTATCTAATATTCCTGTTAACAAAGGTTTATCGCCGACAAGTGTAAATAAGCAAACATCAAAAGGCTCCAAGAAGTCCAAAAACAATCAACTGAATTGTACACAGTTCCAGTGCACCGAATGCTCCAAAGTGTTTACTACTTTTGGAGCCCTCCGCATCCACAAGTCAATACACACGGGAGAACTGCCTCACAAGTGCAACTACTGTGATACACGTTTCCGAACTCCTGGACAAGTGCGAGTTCATCACCGTCGCCACACCGGAGAGAAACCATTTAAGTGCAAG ATTTGCTCGTTAGACTTTACTCACCGGGAAACTTTAATTTCCCATCTATCGCGTCATATTGGAATGAAGCGGTATAAATGCTACGGATGCGATAAATACTTCGTAGTTGTCAGCGGCTTACGTGCCCATCGTCGTCTCCGGCCAGACACATGTGGGAAGGTGAAGTTCACTGCTCGAGCCCATGGTCCCCGCGTGCGGGTCATTAGGGGAGAGGTGGTGTTCGAGCATCATCCAGAGCACAACGGCTATCTACGCAGTGAAGACCCGCTCAACATTTTGTCCCAACGTGATCAAACCGACTCAACCCAACCAGAAACTGCAAAGGgtataaattaa
- the LOC122612528 gene encoding uncharacterized protein LOC122612528 isoform X2, with translation MQANLALAKGEIDMEDTKIKLEPQDEVPHSAVKILSACDTLKILDEGTQMITVPIRDRLRSEDERLFIASLGLDQQQIFASPLENNPTPKDCNICQYKFKSQLDISGHQVHHEMNFHFCRLGCGIWLDTLEKILEHEYRQHSQPGHVFCCRVCDFLAKGADDLARHMQRHVYIYRFVCSICRRHFDSKQSLNLHRKQSQDDCRRVDFRQGLSPKPELVAVSTPVPSKSFCNVQIKEEPLNADDRDQMLLEDNPPLNIKLELQDYEIPDVSIKEEQSNGTIWPAIPTPLRNKLRLPALSSTKMQLDLKSVKRNGLPTSNAESLNKKSLHAVISDNSNILPICNQDSVAHTNSSISANILKVLPSNCMVIKLPANTKIFKMPGQAPTVPKNSFTVTVNGTENLTNVIKIPQAISISTVSSVDNPPSIATPDTVRTVLTPQTHSRSSCFLVDAFNKSESRPESMKIINEFRNQIRSIEKTLPLPGTVLQSSKVKINESTPSATDAPRPVELILNALSFMVAKGLQIQYPLYRFMWTCPLCQRIFEKHCAFRTHLASKHDLTDEKCNTLKVVLMPSKILSQDSGNAATEKVNVPSATIVESNPQSPVIPPEVHNTVNSPFLVSGGVAPLTDQTSALSNIPVNKGLSPTSVNKQTSKGSKKSKNNQLNCTQFQCTECSKVFTTFGALRIHKSIHTGELPHKCNYCDTRFRTPGQVRVHHRRHTGEKPFKCKICSLDFTHRETLISHLSRHIGMKRYKCYGCDKYFVVVSGLRAHRRLRPDTCGKVKFTARAHGPRVRVIRGEVVFEHHPEHNGYLRSEDPLNILSQRDQTDSTQPETAKGIN, from the exons ATGCAGGCGAATTTGGCGCTGGCCAAGGGGGAGATAGACATGGAGGACACCAAGATCAAGTTAGAGCCGCAGGACGAAGTGCCGCACAGTGCCGTCAAAATTCTGAGCG CATGTGATACGCTGAAAATTTTGGACGAGGGAACTCAAATGATAACAGTGCCGATTAGGGATCGTTTGCGTTCCGAGGACGAGCGGCTATTTATCGCCAGTCTTGGACTTGATCAGCAACAG ATATTTGCATCTCCATTGGAAAACAACCCAACCCCAAAAGATTGCAATATTTGCCAGTACAAGTTTAAAAGCCAACTGGATATATCAGGGCACCAGGTCCACCATGAAATGAACTTTCATTTCTGTCGCCTGGGCTGTGGCATATGGTTGGATACTCTCGAAAAGATTCTTGAGCATGAATATCGTCAACACTCCCAGCCGGGACATGTGTTTTGCTGTAGG GTTTGcgattttttggcaaaaggTGCGGACGACCTGGCTCGCCATATGCAACGGCACGTTTACATATATCGCTTTGTTTGTTCCATTTGTCGTCGACATTTTGATTCCAAACAGAGTCTTAATTTGCATAGGAAGCAGAGCCAGGACGATTGCAGACGTGTGGATTTCAGACAGGGGCTATCTCCGAAGCCGGAACTTGTGGCAGTTAGTACGCCGGTGCCTTCAAAGTCTTTTTGCAATGTGCAGATAAAAGAGGAGCCCCTTAACGCAGACGATAGAGATCAAATGCTATTGGAAGACAACCCCCCCCTTAACATAAAATTGGAGCTACAGGACTACGAAATACCAGATGTGAGCATTAAGGAGGAACAGTCAAATGGTACGATCTGGCCAGCCATACCTACTCCGTTAAGGAATAAACTGCGCCTGCCAGCTTTGAGCTCCACCAAAATGCAGTTGGACTTAAAAA GTGTTAAGCGAAATGGACTACCAACATCTAACGCGGAATCTCTTAACAAAAAATCTCTTCACGCAGTGATTTCCGATAATTCAAATATTCTTCCAATTTGTAACCAAGACTCTGTGGCACATACAAATTCTTCAATTTCAGCCAATATACTGAAAGTGTTACCTAGTAACTGCATGGTCATCAAGTTGCCCGCCAACACAAAAATCTTTAAGATGCCAGGTCAAGCTCCAACTGTCCCTAAGAATTCGTTTACTGTAACTGTGAATGGTACGGAGAATTTAACCAACGTCATAAAGATTCCGCAGGCGATAAGTATAAGTACCGTCAGTTCTGTTGATAATCCTCCAAGTATTGCTACTCCTGATACTGTTAGGACTGTGTTAACACCCCAAACTCACAGTCGATCATCGTGCTTCCTTGTCGACGCATTTAACAAATCCGAGAGCAGACCCGAGTCCATGAAGATAATCAATGAATTTCGTAATCAAATTCGCTCCATTGAAAAGACATTGCCACTGCCAGGAACAGTGCTACAATCCTCCAAAGTAAAGATTAATGAATCAACGCCATCTGCTACGGATGCACCCAGACCCGTAGAACTGATCCTCAATGCGTTGTCTTTTATGGTGGCCAAGGGGCTGCAGATCCAGTACCCGCTATATCGTTTTATGTGGACTTGTCCGCTATGCCAGCGAATTTTCGAGAAGCATTGCGCATTTCGTACGCATCTGGCTAGCAAGCATGACTTAACGGATGAAAAGTGTAACACTCTTAAAGTGGTCTTAATGCCTTCTAAAA TACTTTCACAGGACTCAGGAAATGCTGCAACTGAAAAAGTGAATGTGCCATCGGCTACGATTGTGGAATCAAATCCACAATCGCCTGTGATTCCTCCCGAAGTACACAATACTGTTAATTCGCCTTTTCTTGTATCCGGAGGGGTTGCTCCTTTAACAGATCAGACTTCCGCACTATCTAATATTCCTGTTAACAAAGGTTTATCGCCGACAAGTGTAAATAAGCAAACATCAAAAGGCTCCAAGAAGTCCAAAAACAATCAACTGAATTGTACACAGTTCCAGTGCACCGAATGCTCCAAAGTGTTTACTACTTTTGGAGCCCTCCGCATCCACAAGTCAATACACACGGGAGAACTGCCTCACAAGTGCAACTACTGTGATACACGTTTCCGAACTCCTGGACAAGTGCGAGTTCATCACCGTCGCCACACCGGAGAGAAACCATTTAAGTGCAAG ATTTGCTCGTTAGACTTTACTCACCGGGAAACTTTAATTTCCCATCTATCGCGTCATATTGGAATGAAGCGGTATAAATGCTACGGATGCGATAAATACTTCGTAGTTGTCAGCGGCTTACGTGCCCATCGTCGTCTCCGGCCAGACACATGTGGGAAGGTGAAGTTCACTGCTCGAGCCCATGGTCCCCGCGTGCGGGTCATTAGGGGAGAGGTGGTGTTCGAGCATCATCCAGAGCACAACGGCTATCTACGCAGTGAAGACCCGCTCAACATTTTGTCCCAACGTGATCAAACCGACTCAACCCAACCAGAAACTGCAAAGGgtataaattaa
- the LOC122612529 gene encoding uncharacterized protein LOC122612529: MRCMYILVISAVSLACAAPPKSQNEILAHFFGYAETIRGIQIHNMMSLTINFVQHVVDSVPAEHRGPGTATLQAYANKGKSLRLRGTTGEKYMYIYELQQVFEGLNNKLSQSAPESQVIGMSLLGLLGVSSEFVREDEHLHNKFVEGAIQMKAMLTPATIGRESELFNAINEYTVSTDIQQHEPLFVKIMSFKERF; the protein is encoded by the exons ATGcggtgtatgtatatacttgtCATATCTGCTGtg AGTCTGGCCTGTGCTGCTCCTCCAAAATCGCAAAATGAGATTCTAGCTCATTTCTTTGGCTATGCCGAGACCATACGTGGCATTCAAATTCATAACATGATGAGCCTCACCATCAACTTCGTGCAGCATGTTGTGGACAGCGTTCCCGCTGAGCATCGCGGACCGGGAACCGCTACTCTTCAGGCCTATGCCAACAAAGGCAAGAGTCTCCGCTTGAGAGGCACCACTGGCgagaaatatatgtacatctacGAACTGCAACAGGTATTTGAAGGACTCAACAACAAGCTGAGTCAATCAGCGCCTGAATCGCAGGTGATTGGAATGAGCTTATTGGGTTTACTAGGCGTTAGCAGTGAATTCGTCAGGGAGGATGAGCATCTCCATAATAAGTTTGTGGAAGGTGCCATCCAAATGAAAGCTATGTTGACTCCGGCCACTATAGGTCGGGAAAGTGAGCTTTTCAATGCAATCAACGAATACACCGTTTCTACTGATATACAGCAGCACGAACCTCTCTTTGTAAAAATCATGAGCTTCAAGGAAAGGTTCTAA